The candidate division KSB1 bacterium genome window below encodes:
- a CDS encoding PQQ-binding-like beta-propeller repeat protein, whose amino-acid sequence MFRPTEVFRYYLLFLLCIPNTIVIGGNDDASDKSKSSNWLMFRGNPQLTGVKEGELPENPEPLWTFEASDAVESTAAIYNGTVYFGTLDGNFYAIDFATGKLKWKLEGTDPIKSSPSIYNDTVYFGDELGKFYALNAKTGENIWTFEAEGEINSSANFYKDKVLFGAYDNFLYCLSAKDGGLVWKFETEGYVHGTPAILDDHAFVTGCDYYFRVIDIPSGKEVQKIDLGAYVAASPAVHNDRAYFGSFGNQVYCIDLKKSNIAWQYEHPKRKFPYYSSAAVTEKVVIVGGRDKMVHALNPKTGESLWTYQAKAKIESSPVIIGNKAIIASTRGIIFIFDIHSGKLLWEFDTASAIASSASFADGKFIIGNDDGIVFCFGKK is encoded by the coding sequence ATGTTTAGGCCTACAGAAGTCTTTAGGTACTATTTATTATTTTTGCTTTGCATTCCCAACACGATTGTTATCGGTGGCAATGATGACGCCTCAGATAAATCAAAATCCAGCAATTGGCTCATGTTTCGAGGCAACCCCCAACTAACCGGCGTGAAAGAAGGAGAACTACCTGAAAACCCTGAGCCACTCTGGACTTTCGAAGCAAGCGATGCAGTTGAATCTACAGCAGCGATTTATAACGGAACCGTTTATTTCGGAACGCTCGACGGCAATTTCTACGCGATTGACTTTGCCACTGGAAAGTTGAAATGGAAACTCGAAGGCACAGACCCGATAAAATCATCCCCATCTATTTATAACGACACAGTTTACTTTGGTGATGAGCTTGGCAAATTTTACGCTCTGAATGCAAAAACCGGTGAAAACATCTGGACATTTGAAGCCGAGGGCGAAATTAATTCCTCGGCAAATTTTTATAAAGACAAAGTGCTTTTTGGCGCCTATGATAATTTTCTTTACTGCCTTTCGGCAAAAGACGGCGGCTTGGTTTGGAAATTTGAGACGGAAGGTTATGTACACGGTACCCCGGCGATTTTGGACGACCATGCTTTTGTTACCGGCTGCGATTATTATTTTCGGGTCATTGATATTCCTTCGGGAAAAGAAGTGCAAAAAATCGACCTGGGAGCCTATGTGGCTGCAAGTCCTGCAGTTCACAACGATCGGGCATATTTCGGCTCTTTTGGAAATCAGGTTTATTGCATTGATTTAAAAAAGTCTAATATTGCCTGGCAATATGAGCACCCCAAAAGGAAATTTCCTTACTACTCATCAGCAGCAGTAACTGAGAAAGTGGTCATTGTTGGTGGACGGGACAAGATGGTTCATGCCTTAAATCCGAAAACCGGCGAATCGCTTTGGACTTATCAGGCGAAAGCTAAAATAGAATCCTCGCCTGTCATTATAGGAAATAAAGCAATTATTGCCTCGACTCGAGGCATCATTTTTATTTTTGATATTCACTCAGGCAAACTGCTTTGGGAATTCGATACAGCCTCAGCAATTGCGTCGTCAGCGAGCTTTGCTGACGGCAAGTTTATTATCGGCAACGATGATGGCATCGTTTTTTGTTTTGGAAAAAAATAA
- a CDS encoding iron-containing alcohol dehydrogenase — MQIFDYNPTTRVIFGENAIDQLGASTKELGVQKALLVSDPGLAKAGHVERAVQSLSRSSFESVVFQGVEENPTTKHVESGVQFAKKHEPIDVIIALGGGSAMDTAKGINFLLTNGGRMEDYWGTGKATKPMLPVIGIPTTAGTGSEAQSYALIANEETHQKMACGDIKARFKTVILDPTLLQTVPRKVAAVTGIDAISHAIESFVSMKRNAISQMFSREAWKLLSENYQAFISDRQNLEAAGNMLLGAHFAGNAIENSMLGAAHACANPLTAHFDIAHGIAVGLMLPHVIKFNAETVNGFYDELAETTGLKSGAESLAARITELFEMNHLPVRLRDCHISETEIPELAQEAAQQWTGKFNPRPVGEKELLELYEKAF, encoded by the coding sequence ATGCAAATTTTCGACTACAATCCGACAACCAGAGTAATCTTTGGCGAGAATGCCATTGACCAACTCGGCGCATCGACAAAAGAACTTGGGGTCCAAAAAGCTTTACTCGTGAGTGATCCCGGACTGGCGAAGGCAGGGCATGTTGAGCGCGCGGTTCAGAGCCTCAGTCGGTCATCTTTCGAGTCGGTTGTCTTTCAGGGCGTCGAAGAAAATCCAACGACAAAACATGTAGAAAGCGGGGTCCAGTTTGCTAAGAAACATGAACCAATTGACGTCATCATCGCACTTGGCGGCGGCAGCGCCATGGACACTGCAAAAGGAATCAATTTCTTGCTGACCAATGGCGGCAGAATGGAAGACTACTGGGGGACTGGTAAGGCAACAAAACCCATGCTGCCTGTAATTGGTATTCCGACCACCGCCGGTACAGGAAGCGAAGCTCAATCATATGCCCTGATCGCGAACGAGGAAACGCATCAAAAAATGGCTTGCGGCGATATTAAGGCGCGCTTCAAGACTGTGATACTGGATCCGACTTTATTGCAGACAGTCCCCCGAAAAGTTGCTGCGGTTACAGGAATTGATGCGATTTCCCATGCGATTGAAAGTTTTGTCTCAATGAAACGGAATGCAATTTCTCAAATGTTTTCCAGGGAAGCCTGGAAGTTGCTCTCTGAAAATTATCAAGCCTTCATCTCAGATCGCCAAAACTTAGAGGCGGCCGGAAACATGCTTCTCGGCGCTCATTTCGCCGGAAATGCGATTGAAAACTCGATGCTCGGCGCGGCTCATGCCTGTGCCAATCCTTTGACCGCGCATTTCGACATAGCACACGGCATTGCAGTCGGTTTGATGCTGCCGCATGTGATCAAGTTTAACGCAGAAACAGTAAACGGCTTTTATGACGAATTAGCCGAAACCACCGGGCTGAAATCCGGGGCGGAAAGCCTGGCGGCGCGGATTACAGAACTATTTGAAATGAATCATCTGCCGGTGCGGCTTCGGGATTGTCACATCAGTGAAACCGAAATACCCGAATTAGCTCAGGAAGCGGCGCAACAGTGGACGGGAAAGTTCAATCCCCGGCCGGTTGGGGAGAAAGAGCTACTGGAACTTTATGAGAAGGCTTTTTGA
- a CDS encoding HNH endonuclease has translation MYTQVLVLNASYEPIHICGIKRAIILIVKGLARSEQNTPRVMRSPSTVFPVPAVIRLLHYVQIPYRKKAYSKKHIYLRDGYTCQYCGDVHTPHELTLDHILPQSRGGKNVWENLVTCCRKCNSKKSDLTPREADMVILNKPKPLGSYFYLHLVRSKARNNQYWRKYLYYE, from the coding sequence ATGTACACCCAGGTTTTAGTATTAAATGCCAGTTATGAGCCAATTCACATATGTGGGATCAAGCGGGCAATAATTCTCATCGTCAAGGGCTTAGCTCGAAGCGAGCAAAACACACCTCGTGTGATGCGGTCACCTTCAACAGTTTTTCCGGTCCCGGCAGTGATTCGCCTGTTGCATTATGTTCAAATTCCTTACCGAAAAAAAGCCTACTCTAAAAAGCATATTTATTTGCGCGATGGATATACATGTCAATATTGCGGTGACGTTCATACGCCGCATGAGTTGACGCTCGATCATATCCTGCCGCAGTCGCGTGGGGGTAAAAACGTCTGGGAGAACCTGGTTACTTGCTGTCGCAAGTGTAACTCAAAAAAGAGCGATCTCACGCCAAGAGAAGCAGACATGGTCATATTGAATAAGCCAAAGCCGCTTGGCAGCTATTTTTATCTGCATCTCGTGCGCTCAAAAGCACGCAATAATCAGTACTGGCGCAAATATCTTTATTACGAATAG
- a CDS encoding HlyC/CorC family transporter, with amino-acid sequence MEYFFQLFVIFFFVFLNAFFVAAEFAIVKVRPSQIEQKAAEGIFAAGIAKKILDELDAYLSACQVGITLASLALGWLGEPYLASWFEPLFAQLGIKTQAIIHGLAFGVAFTIITYLHIVLGEMAPKSLSIRLAEKTALWVALPLYAFYKTFKPFIVALNHSALFLIKLVGVNPESESEMAHSEDELKLIFAHSAQSGHLTRREVEMMENVLSLHEKIGKQIMIPRTSVVYLSTTNTFSENLKITQESQHTRYPLCKSDLDQVLGMVHIKDVMAATARGEKRLRMNKLKRDILFYPETITLDALFREFQRTKLHMAVLIDEYGGTIGVATLEDVLEELVGEIYDEFDEPIAFIRQVGGREYLLDGLCPVKLCEERLKIKLPEFDVETVGGVVFSMAGNIPEPGSKLDFENGKIIIEGLDRQRIAKVRVIVEDKSQKIAVEKKS; translated from the coding sequence ATGGAATACTTCTTTCAGCTTTTTGTAATCTTCTTTTTTGTTTTTCTTAACGCCTTCTTTGTTGCAGCGGAATTTGCAATTGTCAAAGTCCGCCCATCACAAATCGAGCAAAAGGCTGCTGAGGGCATTTTTGCCGCCGGCATCGCCAAAAAAATCCTTGATGAATTAGATGCATATCTTTCTGCCTGTCAAGTGGGAATTACCCTGGCAAGTTTAGCACTGGGTTGGCTGGGAGAACCCTACTTGGCGAGTTGGTTCGAGCCGCTTTTTGCCCAATTGGGAATAAAAACCCAAGCAATAATTCACGGCCTTGCTTTTGGGGTCGCTTTCACAATCATTACTTACCTGCATATTGTACTTGGCGAAATGGCTCCGAAGTCTTTATCCATTCGGCTGGCGGAAAAGACTGCCTTGTGGGTTGCTTTACCCCTTTATGCATTTTATAAAACTTTTAAACCGTTTATTGTTGCCTTAAATCATTCTGCTTTATTTCTGATCAAACTTGTTGGTGTCAACCCCGAAAGCGAAAGCGAAATGGCGCACTCGGAAGATGAGCTCAAACTCATTTTTGCACATTCGGCACAAAGCGGGCACCTCACCCGCCGCGAGGTCGAGATGATGGAAAACGTCCTTTCCTTGCACGAAAAAATCGGCAAGCAAATTATGATTCCCAGGACATCTGTTGTTTATCTTTCAACCACAAACACGTTTTCGGAAAATCTGAAAATAACACAAGAAAGTCAGCACACCCGTTATCCGCTTTGTAAAAGTGATTTGGATCAAGTTTTGGGAATGGTCCATATCAAAGATGTCATGGCTGCAACTGCAAGGGGTGAGAAGAGGCTTCGCATGAATAAGTTAAAGCGCGATATCCTTTTTTATCCGGAGACCATCACACTCGATGCTCTGTTTCGGGAGTTCCAACGGACAAAACTTCACATGGCTGTCTTGATTGATGAGTACGGCGGCACGATCGGTGTTGCGACTTTGGAAGATGTTCTCGAAGAACTGGTTGGTGAAATTTATGATGAATTTGACGAACCGATCGCTTTCATTCGGCAGGTTGGAGGGCGGGAATATTTACTGGATGGACTTTGCCCGGTGAAATTATGCGAGGAAAGATTGAAGATAAAGCTTCCCGAGTTTGATGTTGAAACTGTGGGTGGTGTGGTATTCAGCATGGCCGGCAATATTCCTGAACCGGGCAGCAAGTTGGATTTCGAAAATGGTAAAATTATCATCGAAGGTCTTGATCGGCAAAGAATTGCTAAAGTAAGAGTCATCGTAGAAGATAAAAGTCAAAAGATTGCCGTGGAAAAGAAAAGCTGA
- a CDS encoding dihydrodipicolinate reductase encodes MENQLKVVQYGLGPIGIEAAKLVLQKKRLKLVGGIDVDPDKIGVNLGDVLGLDSKLKISVSNDPQKVLNETQPDIVLHSTGSFLAKVEEQLRICLQAGASVVSSCEELFYPYRRDSKFCARIDKVAEENKTTVVGTGVNPGFSMDVLVLAMSGVCTKIEKIVATRVVDASKRRLPLQKKVGAGLTPDEFRNLVRQGKLGHIGLVESLYAVADKIGFQFDELKETIDPQISTKTIETDYLTVQQGEVAGILHVAKALKNGVELIKLELQIFIGAEKERDSVTIEGEPPIHLNVEGGIFGDKATIARMINAIPVVSNASPGLTTVVDLPLATYFK; translated from the coding sequence GTGGAAAATCAACTCAAAGTTGTTCAATACGGACTTGGCCCGATAGGAATCGAGGCCGCAAAATTAGTTCTTCAAAAAAAACGTCTCAAACTCGTGGGCGGAATCGATGTCGATCCGGACAAAATCGGAGTTAATCTGGGCGATGTTCTTGGTCTTGATTCTAAGTTAAAGATTTCGGTATCGAACGACCCACAAAAAGTCTTGAATGAGACCCAACCGGATATTGTCCTGCACTCAACCGGCTCTTTTTTAGCCAAAGTAGAGGAGCAGTTAAGAATATGTCTCCAGGCTGGCGCTTCAGTCGTTTCATCGTGTGAGGAGTTGTTTTACCCCTATCGCCGGGATTCAAAGTTCTGCGCACGAATTGATAAAGTGGCGGAGGAAAACAAAACAACTGTAGTCGGCACCGGTGTGAACCCCGGATTTTCAATGGATGTGCTTGTTCTGGCGATGAGCGGCGTTTGTACTAAAATTGAAAAAATCGTCGCAACCCGTGTCGTTGACGCATCCAAAAGGCGCCTGCCGTTACAGAAGAAAGTAGGCGCTGGCCTGACCCCGGATGAATTCAGAAATCTGGTTAGGCAAGGAAAGCTCGGGCATATTGGACTTGTTGAGTCTTTATACGCCGTCGCTGATAAAATCGGGTTTCAATTCGACGAACTCAAAGAAACAATCGATCCTCAAATTTCCACTAAAACCATTGAAACGGATTATTTAACTGTGCAGCAGGGTGAGGTGGCAGGGATTTTACACGTGGCAAAAGCTTTGAAAAATGGTGTAGAATTGATAAAACTTGAGTTGCAAATATTCATCGGCGCCGAAAAGGAAAGAGACAGCGTGACGATAGAAGGCGAGCCGCCAATTCACCTGAATGTCGAGGGCGGGATTTTTGGAGACAAGGCTACAATTGCTCGAATGATCAACGCGATTCCGGTTGTTTCTAATGCGTCGCCGGGCTTAACAACAGTTGTTGATTTGCCGTTAGCAACCTATTTTAAATAA
- a CDS encoding flagellar motor protein MotB has product MNTFSTFLLILFVLLLGISGYFYLDKVSPLQSQLKEIRQENEELGFRVEQLEQQNAVLTKQVEQKVQELSDAKNEEINQLKSTYEDLIGELKEQVEAGEITITQLADQLKVRIVDRIIFPSGEAELSEKGMKVLGQVGGILKQTKDKRIKVEGHTDNVPIHLNLKSQFDSNWELSVARATNVVRFLTEEVGLNAESLEASGFGEHRPIATNKTRRGRAKNRRIEIRLLPQNEDILRIAEKRSK; this is encoded by the coding sequence ATGAACACATTTTCGACCTTTCTACTGATCTTGTTTGTTTTGCTGCTTGGCATATCCGGATATTTTTACCTGGATAAAGTTTCACCCCTTCAGTCACAGTTAAAGGAGATTCGTCAGGAAAACGAAGAACTTGGCTTTCGGGTTGAGCAGCTCGAACAACAAAATGCGGTTCTTACCAAACAGGTTGAACAAAAAGTGCAAGAATTGTCTGACGCCAAAAACGAAGAAATAAACCAATTGAAATCTACTTATGAAGATTTGATTGGCGAACTAAAAGAACAAGTCGAGGCCGGAGAAATCACCATAACTCAGTTGGCGGACCAATTAAAAGTGAGAATCGTTGATCGGATTATTTTTCCCTCTGGAGAAGCTGAGCTATCTGAGAAGGGAATGAAAGTTCTTGGACAGGTTGGGGGAATCTTGAAGCAGACCAAAGACAAGCGCATCAAGGTTGAAGGACACACGGACAACGTGCCGATTCATCTCAATCTGAAAAGCCAATTCGACAGCAATTGGGAGCTATCGGTTGCCAGAGCGACGAATGTGGTGCGCTTCCTTACCGAAGAAGTTGGCCTAAATGCCGAAAGCCTGGAAGCATCAGGTTTTGGCGAACACCGGCCAATCGCCACGAACAAAACGCGCCGGGGGCGTGCAAAAAATCGCAGAATTGAAATTCGTCTTCTGCCGCAGAATGAGGATATTTTGAGAATAGCTGAAAAGAGGTCAAAATAG
- a CDS encoding RNA methyltransferase, translating into MIYALVENVRSLYNVGAIFRTADGAGVTKLFLTGISGQPPHREIRKVALGAEESVPWEYFPESVTLVEKLKRENIQIVVLEATDKSIPYDRADFRFPVCLVVGHEYNGVSEEIVKRADFLINIPMRGKKISLNVAVAFGIAVYGIAKSKNDLDP; encoded by the coding sequence ATGATTTATGCTCTCGTCGAAAATGTTCGAAGTCTTTATAATGTTGGCGCTATCTTCAGGACGGCAGATGGCGCCGGAGTAACGAAGCTATTTTTGACCGGAATATCCGGCCAGCCTCCGCACAGGGAAATTCGCAAAGTGGCCTTAGGAGCTGAAGAAAGTGTGCCGTGGGAGTATTTTCCTGAAAGCGTCACTTTGGTTGAGAAACTGAAGCGTGAAAACATTCAAATTGTTGTCTTGGAAGCGACTGACAAAAGCATTCCTTACGATCGGGCCGATTTTCGTTTTCCAGTGTGCCTGGTAGTTGGACATGAATACAACGGCGTCAGCGAGGAGATTGTAAAAAGAGCGGATTTTCTGATAAATATCCCGATGAGAGGCAAGAAAATTTCTTTGAATGTCGCAGTTGCTTTTGGAATCGCCGTTTACGGAATTGCTAAATCAAAAAACGACTTAGACCCATAA
- a CDS encoding response regulator, translating to MSANDFVHEFNNLLTAIISNLSIARMDSSPESDLDNTLLEAESAAHEAIELTKQFFLSNYTAVAGKPRKEVQFDEQNSFSGDRRVLVVDDDKRAGVAMCKMLEHLSFKVEYVGEGSAAIERYKQAKHPFDLVILDLVIPGKEATDTLKELRQYDPNVKAVVCSGYLNDPIMENFQDYGFEAAITKPYKITELNKVLNRVLLDSSQ from the coding sequence ATGAGTGCAAATGACTTTGTTCACGAATTCAATAATCTTTTGACTGCAATTATCAGCAACCTTTCTATTGCCAGAATGGACTCCTCACCGGAAAGTGATTTAGATAATACTTTGTTAGAGGCAGAAAGTGCTGCTCATGAAGCAATAGAGTTGACCAAACAATTCTTTTTATCAAATTATACAGCCGTTGCGGGAAAACCTCGCAAAGAAGTTCAATTTGACGAGCAGAATTCATTTTCCGGTGATAGAAGAGTGCTTGTTGTTGATGATGACAAGCGGGCCGGAGTTGCTATGTGCAAAATGCTTGAGCATCTTAGCTTCAAGGTTGAATATGTTGGGGAAGGTTCTGCGGCAATCGAACGTTATAAACAAGCTAAACACCCTTTTGATTTAGTTATTTTGGATTTAGTGATTCCAGGTAAAGAGGCTACCGACACTCTGAAAGAACTTCGTCAATATGACCCGAATGTTAAGGCCGTTGTTTGTAGTGGTTATTTAAATGATCCAATTATGGAAAATTTTCAAGACTATGGTTTTGAGGCGGCGATTACAAAACCTTATAAAATCACTGAACTGAACAAAGTCCTGAATCGAGTGCTTTTAGATTCTTCTCAATAG
- a CDS encoding PP2C family protein-serine/threonine phosphatase yields the protein MAIFFVMQANSKTSNLLRQNISKNEILKKAEEAFQNSELADYDLKRSIDLDLDSNLSKYAQLHLNNERPQGFYPIGSWDVAWTGKTHTKKEGEVEVRFQVKYDFDGNLIERLESAPHLRRPPNFKDSEAAEEAARRFLHTINIDTSAITVRNSASSKDDRVLLYDFSFSKPSSISPDLRENYQVNIAGRRITNYRARVIVDSDKAIFPKIHRTSETVSTIIVIAIWFIIGLFLIGIFIKRLRHDELEFKRAFWLGVTGFSIMWLAMAIKFFPEWEGMLLGGGLIGLFTGLGLIVVYSVTDSLNRDVWREKEVLSDIIVRGFLRVKEMGAAILDSLFISGLTLLTFGILFWLSSQFNIGFIDFDADDHFWIFKGNLALLKNIFFTIISSLFIGLVLLSFWFAYLKSKVRSNKILIILFTIFINLAGLHLYQIRPTYMAFFLLLPVAFLWAYYAFKSNFISIFLSLFTVNFFLELSLIGNLPHGFYSVPMIFSGTFILVLFASGAYIIHSKVTAKDFAHYVPEYVGRIAERERFLKELEIARTVQLQFLPQSIPEFPHLDIACVCKPAMEVGGDYYDFMPNGNDSLGIVIGDVSGKGVSAAFYMTMAKGIIKTLSKSTSNPKEILTRMNEIFYENAPKDVFISVIYGLFDKENNQLVFARAGHNPVIVRKKMAKKPEFLKPNGLAIGLEKGQLFSQTIEEATIPMEKDDIFVFFTDGVSEAMNNNGDEFGEERLQQIISQNGQCSADDLLNKITREVKKFAGKAKQHDDITMVVVKVGGK from the coding sequence ATGGCAATATTTTTCGTAATGCAGGCCAATTCCAAAACTTCAAATCTCTTACGGCAAAACATTTCTAAAAACGAGATTCTCAAAAAAGCCGAAGAAGCTTTTCAAAATTCCGAACTTGCTGATTACGATCTAAAAAGAAGCATCGATCTGGATTTGGATAGTAATTTGTCTAAATACGCCCAACTTCACTTAAACAACGAACGACCGCAAGGCTTTTACCCAATTGGCTCATGGGACGTAGCATGGACAGGAAAAACACACACCAAGAAAGAGGGTGAAGTAGAGGTTCGTTTCCAAGTGAAATACGATTTTGATGGCAATCTCATCGAACGTCTGGAGAGTGCGCCACACCTGCGAAGACCCCCTAATTTCAAAGATTCTGAAGCGGCAGAGGAGGCTGCCAGACGTTTTCTGCACACCATAAATATTGACACCTCAGCAATTACGGTTAGAAACAGTGCGAGCAGCAAAGATGATCGGGTATTACTCTATGATTTTTCCTTCAGTAAACCTTCCTCAATATCTCCGGATTTAAGAGAAAATTACCAAGTGAATATTGCCGGAAGACGCATCACAAATTATCGTGCCCGGGTGATCGTCGATTCCGACAAAGCAATCTTCCCGAAAATCCATAGAACCTCAGAGACCGTTTCCACGATCATCGTAATAGCAATCTGGTTCATCATTGGGCTTTTCCTGATCGGCATATTTATTAAACGTTTAAGACACGATGAACTCGAATTTAAACGGGCATTTTGGTTGGGCGTCACCGGCTTCAGCATCATGTGGCTTGCCATGGCCATTAAGTTTTTCCCGGAATGGGAAGGGATGCTTTTGGGAGGTGGGCTGATCGGTCTGTTTACCGGACTCGGCCTCATTGTAGTTTATTCAGTCACGGATTCACTCAATAGAGACGTTTGGAGAGAAAAAGAAGTATTGTCCGACATCATCGTTAGAGGATTCCTGCGTGTTAAGGAAATGGGTGCAGCTATTCTTGACTCGCTGTTTATTTCCGGTCTAACCCTTCTAACCTTTGGCATCCTTTTCTGGCTAAGCAGTCAGTTCAACATCGGATTCATCGACTTTGATGCAGATGATCATTTTTGGATTTTCAAGGGAAATTTAGCGCTTCTAAAAAATATTTTTTTTACAATAATAAGTTCGCTCTTTATCGGACTGGTTTTACTTTCTTTCTGGTTTGCCTATTTAAAGTCAAAAGTCCGGTCGAATAAAATTTTGATCATTCTATTTACGATTTTTATTAACCTTGCCGGGCTACATCTATATCAAATCCGTCCGACGTATATGGCATTTTTTTTGTTGCTACCGGTTGCATTTCTTTGGGCCTACTACGCTTTTAAAAGTAATTTTATTTCTATATTTCTTTCCCTGTTCACAGTTAATTTTTTCTTAGAGCTTTCCTTAATCGGCAATTTACCCCATGGATTTTATAGTGTCCCAATGATTTTCTCCGGAACGTTTATTCTGGTTTTGTTTGCTTCGGGTGCCTACATTATCCATAGTAAAGTAACCGCAAAAGATTTTGCGCACTATGTGCCGGAATACGTGGGTCGAATTGCAGAAAGAGAAAGATTCTTAAAAGAGTTAGAAATTGCCCGCACCGTGCAGCTACAGTTTTTGCCTCAGTCGATCCCGGAGTTTCCGCATTTGGATATCGCTTGTGTCTGTAAGCCAGCGATGGAAGTAGGGGGCGATTATTATGATTTTATGCCTAATGGTAACGACTCTTTGGGAATTGTCATAGGAGATGTTTCCGGCAAAGGGGTTTCCGCCGCTTTCTACATGACCATGGCAAAAGGGATCATAAAAACACTGTCAAAATCAACCAGCAATCCAAAGGAAATTCTCACCAGGATGAATGAGATTTTTTATGAAAACGCCCCGAAGGATGTTTTTATCAGTGTCATTTATGGTCTTTTTGATAAAGAAAACAATCAACTTGTTTTCGCACGGGCCGGACACAATCCGGTGATCGTTCGCAAAAAGATGGCCAAAAAACCGGAGTTTCTGAAACCAAACGGATTGGCAATCGGTCTGGAAAAAGGTCAGTTATTCTCACAAACAATTGAAGAAGCCACCATCCCCATGGAAAAAGATGACATTTTCGTATTCTTTACCGATGGTGTTTCAGAGGCCATGAACAACAATGGCGATGAGTTTGGTGAAGAGAGGCTTCAACAAATTATCAGTCAAAACGGTCAATGTTCTGCAGACGACCTCCTCAACAAGATAACACGGGAAGTCAAAAAATTTGCGGGTAAAGCCAAGCAGCACGATGATATTACTATGGTTGTGGTTAAGGTGGGGGGTAAGTAA
- a CDS encoding DUF4097 family beta strand repeat protein, with protein sequence MKKSNILISFFLAGLIVSQVSAGEFEQRIEKNFKVKKGGTLYLDSDKGSVEVRSHAGEEVEVLVFLEADVRSQEQAQEWFDRFDIRFEHRGKDVEIIGEWLDRRSHRRNRLHVRYEIQVPEEYNLDVRTAGGGIKVTDLIGEVELKTSGGGISIGEIDGRVRAETSGGGISLKRSTGEAYIHTSGGGIRLGEIGGSLDAKTSGGSISVDGVNGDLKARSSGGGLRLRNINGNLTAKTSGGSILAELLKQIDKPMDLHTSGGGITLEVPPDFRADIDASTSGGRVYSDLPLTVRGTFGKSSLRGEINGGGKLVTLRSSGGNIEIRER encoded by the coding sequence ATGAAAAAATCAAATATTTTGATAAGCTTTTTTCTTGCTGGGCTGATTGTAAGCCAGGTAAGTGCAGGTGAATTTGAGCAGCGCATTGAGAAAAACTTCAAAGTTAAAAAAGGCGGCACACTTTATTTGGATTCAGACAAAGGGTCTGTCGAGGTTCGCAGCCATGCCGGAGAAGAAGTTGAAGTTCTGGTTTTTCTGGAAGCAGATGTGCGCAGTCAAGAGCAAGCTCAAGAGTGGTTTGACCGATTTGACATTCGTTTTGAGCACCGCGGCAAAGATGTCGAAATAATTGGCGAATGGCTTGATCGCCGGTCACACCGCAGGAATCGCTTGCACGTTCGTTATGAAATTCAAGTGCCTGAAGAGTACAATCTGGACGTTAGAACCGCAGGTGGCGGAATTAAAGTCACCGACTTAATCGGAGAGGTTGAGTTGAAAACCTCAGGCGGCGGTATCTCAATAGGCGAAATTGACGGTCGGGTACGTGCGGAAACTTCTGGCGGCGGTATTTCACTGAAACGCTCAACGGGAGAAGCATATATTCACACCTCTGGTGGTGGCATTAGACTAGGAGAAATCGGTGGTTCGCTGGATGCAAAAACCTCCGGAGGTTCTATCTCTGTCGACGGCGTGAACGGAGACTTAAAAGCACGCAGCTCCGGTGGCGGGTTACGATTGAGAAACATAAACGGCAACCTCACCGCCAAGACCTCGGGCGGCTCGATTCTGGCAGAATTGCTCAAGCAGATCGATAAACCGATGGATTTGCACACTTCCGGCGGCGGGATTACACTCGAAGTCCCTCCTGACTTCCGAGCAGATATCGATGCCTCAACTTCCGGCGGGCGCGTTTACTCGGATCTACCCTTGACGGTCAGAGGCACTTTCGGCAAAAGTTCTTTGCGCGGTGAAATAAACGGCGGCGGTAAGTTGGTGACCTTGAGGTCTTCCGGTGGGAATATCGAAATTCGGGAGCGGTGA